One window from the genome of Gadus morhua chromosome 16, gadMor3.0, whole genome shotgun sequence encodes:
- the LOC115560707 gene encoding high affinity immunoglobulin gamma Fc receptor I produces MDGPLCLLVVSTLLTVLRSEEVGEEFKATLTNMGPSAVFHGESIRLTCDVTDPRSTWEHVWFRDDQRLDRRGELTILSTAVGDAGNYTCRGERRGAGGIIYTPKSLPHSISIDMGNVLLTVRQPVLVGTTLDAQCRVRGTPMLTEVYLYKDDVLVSSRTDGMADFTLPNVNLTYQGTYHCLAGWFDGQQNLAKSLGNPVTVEEVVSKPILSLEENANPKRKDMTLNCTFTFIKPDPAAEVHVYFYRDGTKLEGIARSQKRARLVVLAKEGEYSCGARVPSLKLHKWSEPRKYRP; encoded by the exons ATGGATGGGCCCCTTTGTCTCCTCG TTGTTTCAACGCTACTGACCGTGCTTCGTTCAGAAGAAGTGGGTG AAGAATTCAAAGCCACGCTGACCAACATGGGCCCTTCCGCCGTATTCCACGGGGAGTCCATCCGCCTGACATGCGATGTCACTGACCCCCGGTCCACGTGGGAACACGTGTGGTTTCGGGACGACCAGCGGCTGGATCGGCGCGGGGAGCTGACCATCCTCTCCACGGCCGTCGGGGACGCTGGGAATTACAcctgcaggggggagaggaggggggcaggggggatcATTTACACCCCCAAGAGCCTGCCACACAGTATCTCGATCGACA TGGGCAATGTCCTGCTGACGGTGAGACAGCCCGTCCTGGTGGGGACGACCCTGGACGCCCAGTGTCGGGTGCGGGGCACGCCCATGCTGACCGAGGTGTATCTGTACAAAGACGATGTCTTGGTGTCAAGTCGAACTGACGGGATGGCAGATTTCACCCTCCCTAACGTCAACCTCACATATCAGGGCACATACCATTGTTTGGCCGGTTGGTTTGATGGACAGCAAAACCTTGCCAAATCTCTAGGCAATCCGGTGACTGTCGAAG AGGTTGTTTCTAAGCCCATTTTGTCGCTGGAGGAGAACGCCAACCCTAAGCGCAAAGACATGACTCTCAACTGCACGTTCACCTTCATCAAACCGGATCCGGCCGCTGAAGTTCACGTCTACTTCTACAGAGACGGGACGAAACTGGAAGGAATCGCCCGGTCTCAGAAGAGAGCGAGGCTGGTTGTCCTGGCGAAGGAGGGGGAGTACAGCTGCGGGGCCCGGGTTCCCTCGCTGAAGCTCCACAAGTGGAGCGAGCCGAGGAAATACAG ACCCTGA
- the otol1b gene encoding otolin 1b has protein sequence MTIVSCHSVLFAVVAVALVMAPCFQAKTTAKPKHHYTKKPPAPPATAHSPRTPGSPKTPLKAPESKPPRAAEPPAPAAAERTPYPRDVVPDHHMEGTRPPSAGNENYTLDYNECYFNFCECCPPERGPRGPKGDRGLAGPDRAEPGPTGLPGPQGLRGTVGLKGDKGDRGNVGLAGSPGIPGKPGEKGEGGSDGRNGEVGLQGSPGDKGEPGLNGTADKGEPGAEGPTGPPGLAGETGPKGDKGDRGECGTFGERGNTGARGEPGHPGIPGGMGHPGLNGKYGPPGQPGVRGDPGPPGPHGEPGVKGPQGSPGLRGLFGPKGDRGYHGMRGERGHRGLKGAKGAGLPQKRSAFSVGITPSKSFPPSGSPIRFDKVFYNEEGQYNASSHSFTCVHAGVYVFSYHITVRNKPLRAALVVNGSRRIRTRDSLQGQDIDQASTLLLLRLAAGDQVWLETLRDWNGAYASSEDDSVFSGFLLYSDEA, from the exons ATGACGATCGTCAGCTGTCACTCGGTGCTTTTCGCGGTGGTTGCGGTGGCCCTCGTCATGGCTCCTTGCTTCCAGGCCAAGACCACAGCGAAGCCCAAGCACCACTACACCAagaagccccccgcccccccagccaCCGCACACAGCCCTCGGACCCCCGGCTCCCCAAAGACCCCGCTGAAGGCCCCGGAGAGTAAGCCCCCGCGTGCAGCGGAGCCCCCAGCGCCGGCCGCCGCAGAACGGACCCCCTATCCCAGAGACGTGGTCCCCGACCACCACATGGAGGGCACTCGCCCCCCCAGCGCTGGGAATGAGAACTACACACTAGATTACAACGAGTGTTACTTCAACTTCTGCGAGTGCTGCCCGCCTGAGAGGGGACCCAGGGGCCCGAAGGGGGACAGGGGTCTGGCAG GGCCAGACCGAGCAGAGCCAGGGCCCACTGGCTTACCCGGACCGCAGGGTCTCAGAGGCACTGTGGGATTGAAAGGGGACAAGG GTGATCGAGGAAACGTTGGATTGGCGGGGTCACCGGGAATTCCTGGAAAACCTGGAGAGAAAG GTGAAGGTGGTTCTGACGGCCGGAACGGAGAAGTTGGGTTACAGGGCAGCCCCGGAGACAAAGGGGAGCCCGGCCTCAATGGGACGGCTGACAAGGGAGAACCAGGGGCCGAGGGTCCGACCGGACCTCCGGGTCTGGCTGGGGAGACGGGCCCCAAGGGAGACAAAGGCGACAGGGGGGAGTGTGGCACCTTTGGGGAGAGAGGTAACACAGGGGCCCGCGGGGAGCCTGGACATCCTGGTATTCCGGGCGGAATGGGTCATCCTGGATTGAACGGCAAGTATGGCCCCCCGGGTCAGCCAGGGGTCCGGGGAGACCCGGGGCCCCCTGGACCTCACGGGGAACCTGGGGTGAAAGGGCCGCAGGGAAGCCCAGGACTAAGAGGCCTTTTCGGTCCAAAGGGGGACCGCGGTTACCACGGCATGCGGGGCGAGCGGGGCCACCGCGGGCTGAAAGGCgccaagggggcggggcttccccAAAAGCGCTCGGCCTTCAGCGTGGGCATCACGCCGAGCAAATCCTTCCCGCCGTCCGGTTCCCCGATCCGCTTCGACAAGGTCTTCTACAACGAGGAAGGCCAGTACAACGCCTCCTCCCACAGCTTCACCTGTGTCCACGCCGGGGTCTACGTCTTCTCCTACCACATCACCGTGCGGAACAAGCCACTGCGGGCGGCCCTCGTGGTGAACGGCTCGCGGCGGATCCGGACACGGGACTCCCTCCAGGGTCAGGACATCGACCAGGCGtccacgctgctgctgctgcggctggcgGCCGGAGACCAGGTGTGGCTGGAGACCCTCAGGGACTGGAACGGAGCTTACGCCAGCAGTGAAGACGACAGCGTATTCTCTGGGTTCCTGCTGTACTCGGACGAAGCGTGA